A genomic region of Planococcus kocurii contains the following coding sequences:
- a CDS encoding tetratricopeptide repeat protein → MNYNEIGIQALQEGNTEKAVEAFTQAIDEQPDNPLGYINFGHVLTSMDEIDRAERFFQKAITLDETSATAFYGLANLYFNSERYSEALKLYEKALQYELEGADAHFMIGKCFEKLEQPKLALPYFQRAVELDEQDVQARLSYGICLASMELFELAEPQFLQVIDSEPDHSDAHYNVGVLYAVSTNRTEDAMYHLKLAYTLDERNEMARYAYDMIATTLQ, encoded by the coding sequence ATGAATTACAACGAAATCGGGATACAAGCATTACAAGAAGGCAATACTGAAAAAGCCGTTGAAGCTTTCACACAAGCAATCGATGAACAACCGGACAACCCGCTAGGCTATATCAATTTTGGGCATGTCTTAACGTCGATGGACGAAATTGACCGTGCGGAAAGATTTTTCCAAAAAGCCATTACGCTTGATGAAACATCAGCGACGGCTTTTTATGGTTTGGCTAATTTGTATTTTAATTCAGAGCGTTATTCAGAAGCATTAAAGCTATATGAAAAAGCATTGCAATACGAACTTGAAGGCGCAGATGCGCATTTTATGATCGGTAAATGCTTTGAAAAACTAGAGCAGCCGAAACTAGCGTTGCCGTATTTTCAACGCGCGGTAGAACTGGATGAACAGGATGTTCAAGCCCGCTTGAGCTATGGCATCTGTTTGGCATCTATGGAATTATTTGAACTAGCAGAACCTCAATTTCTACAAGTAATCGACAGCGAACCAGATCATTCGGATGCTCATTATAATGTGGGTGTTCTTTACGCAGTCTCGACAAATCGTACAGAAGACGCTATGTATCATTTGAAACTGGCGTATACGCTAGATGAGCGCAATGAAATGGCACGATATGCTTACGATATGATTGCAACGACATTACAATAG